One Mixta gaviniae genomic window carries:
- a CDS encoding Ail/Lom family outer membrane beta-barrel protein produces MKKMTLALLLASSMTSGAAFANIHTLSAGYAQSYVEGFKHIRGFNLQYRYENFSPLSVLASFSWMKGDETDHYRYSGNQMKETIEARYISLLAGPAYRINEYISLYALGGVAHSKADVNASLTSRDGNYALHASDSAKAYSFAYGAGVIINPVENLSVNIGYEGTQAGQDIDSAIDGFILGVGYSF; encoded by the coding sequence ATGAAAAAAATGACTCTGGCACTTTTACTGGCGTCCTCAATGACCAGCGGCGCCGCTTTTGCCAATATCCATACGCTATCGGCAGGCTATGCGCAAAGCTACGTAGAGGGGTTTAAACATATTCGCGGCTTTAATCTGCAGTACCGCTATGAAAATTTTTCGCCGCTAAGCGTCCTGGCTTCTTTTAGCTGGATGAAGGGCGATGAGACGGATCATTACCGCTATTCCGGCAACCAGATGAAAGAGACGATCGAGGCCCGCTATATTTCCCTGCTGGCTGGCCCGGCGTATCGCATCAATGAATATATCTCGCTCTATGCGCTGGGCGGCGTAGCGCATAGCAAAGCGGATGTTAACGCTTCCCTGACCAGCCGGGACGGAAATTATGCCCTGCATGCCAGCGATAGCGCGAAAGCCTACAGTTTCGCCTATGGCGCCGGCGTGATAATCAACCCTGTTGAAAACCTTTCGGTAAATATTGGCTATGAGGGCACGCAGGCGGGGCAGGATATCGATTCTGCCATCGATGGTTTTATTCTCGGCGTAGGCTATAGCTTTTGA
- the glpQ gene encoding glycerophosphodiester phosphodiesterase, whose product MKAKRLIATALLAAACGVNAQHPDKIVIAHRGASGYLPEHTLPAKAMAYAQGADFLEQDLVMTKDDRLVVLHDHYLDRVTDVAERFPRRARKDGRYYAIDFTLAEIRSLNFTEGFKLEDGKKVQTWPGRFPMNQSSFHIHTFEEEIEFVQGLNHSTGRHIGLYPEIKAPWFHHQEGKDIASAVLQTLKQYGYRGRQDNVWLQCFDFNELKRIKTELAPKMGMDLRLVQLITETDEHETEELRDGKWVNYSYDWMFKPGAMKELAKYVDGIGPDYHELFSADSRPGAIHLTPLVQEAHASHLQIHPYTVRADQLPAWAKDVNQLYDALYNQAQVEGLFTDFPDKAVSFLQRQ is encoded by the coding sequence ATGAAAGCAAAACGGTTAATCGCGACGGCGCTGCTTGCCGCCGCCTGCGGCGTTAACGCGCAGCATCCTGACAAGATAGTTATCGCGCACCGGGGAGCCAGCGGCTACCTGCCTGAACATACGCTACCCGCCAAGGCGATGGCCTACGCGCAAGGCGCAGATTTTCTTGAACAGGATCTGGTGATGACCAAAGACGATCGGCTGGTGGTGCTGCACGATCACTATCTCGATCGCGTCACCGATGTCGCTGAACGTTTTCCCCGGCGCGCGCGTAAAGATGGCCGCTATTACGCTATCGACTTTACGCTGGCGGAGATCAGGAGCCTGAATTTCACCGAAGGCTTTAAGCTGGAGGATGGCAAAAAGGTGCAAACCTGGCCGGGCCGCTTCCCGATGAATCAATCCTCTTTTCATATTCACACCTTTGAAGAGGAGATCGAATTCGTTCAGGGGCTGAATCACTCTACCGGCCGTCATATCGGCCTCTATCCTGAAATTAAAGCGCCCTGGTTTCATCATCAGGAGGGCAAAGATATCGCCAGCGCGGTATTGCAGACCCTCAAACAGTACGGTTACCGCGGCCGCCAGGATAATGTCTGGCTACAGTGCTTCGATTTTAATGAGTTAAAGCGCATTAAAACCGAGCTGGCACCGAAGATGGGCATGGATCTGCGGCTGGTGCAGCTGATTACTGAAACCGATGAGCATGAAACGGAAGAACTGCGCGACGGCAAATGGGTGAACTACAGCTATGACTGGATGTTTAAACCGGGCGCGATGAAGGAGCTGGCGAAATATGTGGACGGCATCGGGCCGGATTACCATGAGCTGTTCAGCGCCGACTCCAGACCGGGCGCGATTCATCTGACGCCGCTGGTGCAGGAAGCGCACGCCAGTCATCTGCAGATCCACCCTTATACGGTGCGCGCCGATCAGCTGCCGGCCTGGGCTAAGGATGTCAATCAGCTGTATGACGCGCTCTATAATCAGGCGCAGGTAGAGGGCCTGTTTACCGACTTCCCCGATAAGGCGGTTAGTTTCCTGCAGCGCCAGTAA